GCGAGAGGTGAATGACAGATCCAGCTCAAGAATCACTAGGTGGGCTTTGGGCGAAGGTGAAAGCCAGCTGCTTCTTCCTTCTTGCTCTGGACTCTACACAGATTGACCTGGAGCCCCCAGGTTTCTTGGGTGTTGTCCCCCTCCTAAGTCATAGGAGTGGCCTCTTCCTTGGGTAGGTGTGGCCATGCTAAAGGACCTGGAGGGTCACGTTCACACCCAGCCTCTGGATCCTGCCCTCAGAGGAGTCCTGGAGATAGGCCCTCCCCTCCTAGTGCTGGTTGTGTGCAGGTCTGTGGGCCAGAGACTGAGACCAGCGGGACAGGTCCAGCAAACTCTGCCCTGTTTCCTGCTGAGATCTTAGCTCCCAGGTCCAGCTCCAGCCCCCCTCTGAAGCCTGGACTGTCTTTGCCTTGTCCTCTACCTCTGTAATGGGACACTCCGCACGCTCCGGTGATTCAGGCGCCCGGGCACAGGAAGGTGACTGGGGCGAGACAGCCTCTGGGGAGTGACTGCCCGAGGTCAATGGGCCAGGGGACCTTTCTTGGCTCCTTCGTCTGCCACCATTTCATCTCGCGGGGAGGTCATCTGCCCCTAGAGCCCTTTTTCAGCATCTCCTAAGCAGGGGCGTGTGTCGGCTCCTATAGGGGCTGGAGGGTCTCGTGGTTCTGGCTATTCCTTGTTTGCCTTGGGGCTGGACTAGCGATGGGGGAAGCAGCAGGTCTGGCTTTCCGGGAATGGTggttcttccctcccccttcaccCTCCAGAGCTCACTGATGGAGACACCTCTTGAGAAGGCCCTGACCACTATGGTCACCACTTTCCATAAATATTCGGGGAGAGAAGGCAGCAAACTGACCCTGAGCAGGAGGGAACTAAAGGAGCTGATCAGGAAGGAGCTATGTCTTGGAGAGGTAGGTGACTCTTGCCCCAGCCCAAAGCCTGAGTTCTCCCACACCACGGgggaggaagagaacagaagaagCACCACACCACTGTAGGGGTGCCCCTTCTGTGAGGTAGGATGCCCCAGCTCTGCATCTGTAGAGCACCAGCAGAGGGGACACACACCAGTGCTCTGCTCTCCCAGTACTCAGCCTGGAGTAGGGTGACCAATGGGACTGACAGAGACTAAGGAAGAAGGTGGACATCTTGGGCCAACAGGTGCATGGCCTCCGTGATGGGAGGTGAGTTGGGTCTCCCTGGGAAGGAGGTAGGGCCGCGTCCAGAGGGTGAATTCCAGCCTGCGCCAAGGCCTAGAGGTCGGGGAGCCTTGTGTGTTGAGGCCGGGCGCACGGAGCCATCGAAGAGCCTGTGTGAGGAATCGTGGGGGACAAGGCCCCAGGGTGCCCAGCTCGAGCTGTGCGAGGCTCGAGGGCCGGGCCTCTGCCTGTGGGTCCCGTACAGCCAGGGCTCTCAGCTGGCACCGACACGGGAACAAAAAGTGTCCTGCTCGTTTGGGAACACAAGGATGGAAGGAGACAGACTGCTTCTCGCCAGATGGAGAAGGGGGGAGGTGGCTGACCGAGGGGAAAGCCTATGAGGAAATGAGATTGTTTTTACAGCTCgaaaaaacagaggctcagaaacaTTATCCAACTGGTCCAAAGACACCTAGCTAGTAAGAGGTCgagtccttccttctttcttgaaaATCTAGTCCTGGGGCCTCTCCAGTCACATTGTGAACCCTGGTGCGCCTCCCTCGGGCAGCGGACAGGAGCAGGTGTGGGTTTCACGAAGCTTGCCCTCCGGCTTTCCCGCCAGGCTCTCCGCATCCTGAAGTTAACGAGGGCAAAAGGAGGGGTGGCGGGTCCCCAGGGGTTAATTACAGAGCACAGAGGGCCTGGGGAATGCTGGGGCAAGGACCATGTCACAGAGAAGCTGTTTCCATCTCCATTTGTCCTGACGTGTGTCTCCTGTGGAAAAGCGGGAACTGCGGGCAGTGAAGAGGGGAGGGCAGAactctcctgtgttttcttcctgtCTCACCTGAGGGCCATGTTTCATCCTCTCTGTGGAGCTGGtctgggagagcaggggagagcaGGGGACAGACAGAACATGGCTGAGCCCCGGCCTCATCTCCACACAGCTGAGCAGCAAGCTGTCCCAGAAGGGAAGGCCGCGGTGGCTTCTGGGCTCTGACACGTGGCTTTCGTGGCATGCTGTCTGGGTCAGGTCTCAGCTACCCTCTGCAGGGACAGAAGACGTCTGATCATGCTCAGTGCCACACAGTCTCCAAGGCATTTCTGTTGGACGCTGTATAACGTCCAGACCACTATTTCCCTGGATGGTGGGAAGTGCTGTGGAAAGGGGCGGTTGGGCCGGCTTCCCTAGGGACAATTGCTTGGATTCAAGGTGTGTCACCGCATGGCGCGGGGCCCGGTGCTGGGTGTGCGCTGGGGGCTGAGACTGTCCGTGTTGGGGACTCAGCTGAGAGTCACCCTGAGGCTGTCTTCCCAGGTTGTGGTGGCGCCCTGCGGTGGTGATGCAGGGCTATTTGGGGTCGCTGACCTGTCCCTTTCCCTTGAAGAAGATGAAGGAGACCAGCATTGATGACCTGATGAAGAGCTTGGACAAGAACAGTGACCAGGAAATCGACTTCAAGGAGTACTCGGTGTTCCTCACCACACTGTGCATGGCCTACAACGACTTCTTCCTGGAGGACAGGAAATGACCAgggctcagcccctccccctggtctCCGCAGTCTCTCTCACAGCTCCCCTCTGGCCACTTGCCCTCGCCTCCCTTCTGGATGGACCCTGCTTCCGCCTTCCCTTCCAGCACGGCAAATAAAGGTTTTCCATTCCTGGCTGGTTTTGAGGATGTCTTGTCCGCCTTGCctaggggtggtggtgggggcggggcacgGGAGAACACCTCCTCGAGTGGGCTGAGGGCCTCCGGGATTTAGGGTCCTGGGCTTCGTCCCTTCCTCGGTGTGGATGTCACTGAACTTCCTGGGCTTAGTTTTGCCCTTCCGGAAAATGGGGCAGTTGGGCCAGGCTTTCCCCTGCCTCGCAGAGAAAGCTAAGAGGAAGCGCTCTGACAGGGCAGAGGAGGTGCGGGCGCTGGGGGAGGCTCTCGAGGGCGGCGGTGGACAAGCCAGTCTGAGGCCACGGGAGGCCTCCTCGCCAGCTTCCTTTCCCCACTTCCCCCGGAGAGGGGGGCtagcccgccccgccccaccccagtcCTCTGTGGGGTCCGGGGCTTCCGGCTGTCTTCACTCCCCTCTGCGGCTCGGGAGAGGGTCTGGAAACCGTTTCCACCGGAGCGTACGGAGCTCCGGAGGGCGCAGCGCGCACACCGCCGGGCAGGAGGCCGCGGGCGGAATTCCAGGCTGgggtgtggggcgggggagggggcgagcGGGGGAGGGGACGGGCTGCGCCGGGGAGGGAGGGTTGTGAGTTGTGAGGGTGGCGGTAGGAATTCGTTTTTGCGGAGGGGTGGGTGTTCCAGATGTCCCTTGAATCCCAGGTTACAGACCACTGGCCGCTCCCCCTCCATCCGGGGTTGTCCCCAAACACCCTCTAgggagcccccccgcccccgccgtggGCCGGGGAGCTGGCCGGGAGCTCGGTGTCCCTGGCTGGCAACGGTCTCCCCTGGGATCCCCGTTCCGTGCCGGGAACCGGAACAGCCCGAGGCTGGCGCCCTGCGGGCCTGGACGGGGCGGGCCTGAGGGCGGCGCGGAGGGCGCGGTGGGGCTGgcccggggtgtgggggggggggggttggctccgggaggcggcggcggcgggggggtgCTCGGGGCGGGGTTAGGGGGGGCTCTGACTCGCCCGGCCTCCGCTCCGCGGCCGCTAAAAGGCGCGCTGGCCGCCGCCCCGCGGGTCCGCGGACGCTCTCCCGGCCGAGCGGTGAGTCCTCGAGGGCCCGCCCGCCCTGGGGTGAATCGGCCCCGGGCGGCAGGTGGCTCCCCCGAGTGCACCCCGGGCTGCGGGAGGGTGTGTCCCGGGTGTGCggtcccccctcctcctccccgacCTCTGGAGCCCCGGTGGCTGGCTCTCGGCCGTGGTCCGGCTGCTGCTTGGCCACCTCTCTCCTCTGGGCCTTcgggtctgcctctccctcccgcCAAGCCCCGAGCCGACTCCCGCTGGTGACACCGGTGCGGTGCGGCTGGGGACAGAGCTCTAGGGAATGTGAATGTGGGCGGGTGGGGCCCCTCGGCACTGACCAGCCTTTCCGCCCCCAGCTCTGAGCCCAGCGCCCAGCCATGGCGTGCCCCCTGGACCAGGCCATTGGCCTCCTCGTGGCTATCTTCCATAAGTACTCGGGCAGGGAAGGCGATAAGAGCACTCTGAGCAAGAAGGAGCTGAAGGAGCTGATCCAGAAGGAGCTCACCATCGGCGCGGTGAGTAAGGCCGCTCCCCGGCCCTTCGGAAgcagggtgaggagagggagggaccAGGTGCATCTGACGCTCAGTTACCCATATTCTGGGGCCCGAGCCCACACAGCTTCCTGGGACCACGGGTCAGTTCCCAGCGGAGCCTAGCGGAGCAATAAAGCCAATGTCTTTGACGAGGAGAGCGCAGGGTCCCCTGTCTGagggagggctgcctggagggaGCAAGGGAGAGAATCAGAGGTTCTCATCACATTGAGTCTGGATTTCCCTTCTGACACGTTAGAAGCTGCAGGATGCTGACATTGCAAAGCTCATGGAGGACCTGGACCGGAACAAGGACCAGGTGGTGAACTTCCAGGAATATGTCACCTTTCTGGGAGCCTTGGCTTTGATCTACAATGATGCCCTCAAGGGCTGAAAACATATCAGGAGGTGGAGACACCCTCGAGCGGGCCTGCCTAAGTCAAATACTGAAATACTGTGGTGGAtaactgttcaataaatatcattttttggTCAAGTCTGCCTCCGTGTCCTGGCTTCCTAGTGATTTCTGTTCCCTCCTCTTACTGGTGCTGTGCCAGCCATCAGAGTTTGCTCATGGTCACCTCATGGCCCCACACCTGGGGCCACCCTGACTGCTGCTAACCTGTAAGGTGACTGCAGGCAAATTAGAAAAGGGTCTCGCCCTGGACGAAAGGCTTCTTAAGGAAGGCTCACGTGGTTCCCAGGAAAGAGGGTTCTGGAatgtgggtggggaaggaaatGATGCCCAAGCCAGGCTGTGATGGTCCAGAGTGGGGCAGAGATAGTCCTGGTGATGTAATTTTTGAATGTTGTTGAGGATGGCGAAGGCTGGAGCCAATGGCCAAAAAAGAATTCCTGAGacatatttgtgtttgtgtgtgtgtgtttaaagattttatttatttatttgacagagatcacaagtaggcagagagaagagggggaagcaggctccccgctgagcagagagccctatgggtgggtgggggggctcgacccaggacctggagatcacgacctgagcagaaggcagaagcttagccctCTGAGCTACTctggcgcccccccccccccagacatctttggtgcaaatagggggtttattaaagcacggggacaggacctgtgggcagaaagagctgctgtccCAGGATTGTGAGGAACCACTGATTGTACACCTCTGGGTTGGGGGAAGTAAGATAAGAGAAGTTCCAGAAGGACTTCTGCAGGCTAAAGCAGACTCTCCAGAAGCCTGGCTATTGTCCAGCTGAGTaaggtttttccctctagcaaagcgTTGACATTAAGACTGtagggagcttcctggaggaaggttgTAGTCTGCCCGCCTCCAGTATTTTATGAAAGGGTGCAGCGTGTCCGGACGCAGGCTGTAAGGGCgtttacttttatttacatttctttctgcctttgccTCCCACCTCATCAGCAGCGTCCCAGAAGACAAAGGCCTGCTGTGCTCTGGGTGTGCTGACtgaagggcgggggtgggggggcgcgtCTGGCACGCCCCAAGCCTGGCAGGACAGAGGCCACTGGCGGGCTGAGCCCACAGCAGCCGCCCATGGCCCAGTTGAAGGTGGGGGGCCTACTTTAAGagtctgtctctgtcttttgTGGTGGGGGCGGTGGTCTGAGTAGCTGGCAGCTGCAGGAGCATGAGATTCACGGGGTCCTCACGATGGGGGCACGGAGGGGTCCTAGGGGCTGGGCTAAGCACAGCTTCGAGCCTTTCAGCCTTCCGGTCAGTCCGGAT
The window above is part of the Mustela nigripes isolate SB6536 chromosome 10, MUSNIG.SB6536, whole genome shotgun sequence genome. Proteins encoded here:
- the LOC132026280 gene encoding protein S100-A6, whose protein sequence is MACPLDQAIGLLVAIFHKYSGREGDKSTLSKKELKELIQKELTIGAKLQDADIAKLMEDLDRNKDQVVNFQEYVTFLGALALIYNDALKG
- the S100A5 gene encoding protein S100-A5 codes for the protein MVVLPSPFTLQSSLMETPLEKALTTMVTTFHKYSGREGSKLTLSRRELKELIRKELCLGEKMKETSIDDLMKSLDKNSDQEIDFKEYSVFLTTLCMAYNDFFLEDRK